Proteins from a single region of Carassius carassius chromosome 37, fCarCar2.1, whole genome shotgun sequence:
- the fam43b gene encoding protein FAM43B, translating into MLRWKRSKFVLVENESKSKPKSLGAGLTYHSLLSTLLHSCPDLVPDCPFHWLGSVFHSKRQKVELNKEEPTYNVRYLGSVVTIMAKGEDCTQDAVAKIWTRSSYGEQSAKMKLTVGPHGIRMGVDKGGKKKPVHHYSLNRITYCTADPFRPKIFAWIYRHQVKNKAVVLRCHAVLLAKAEKARALALSLYQNSTSAFTEFKRLKRQSDFRHCQQQLLGEDIVPLMPLRRLLNGKCHYQPPAEKPGSATRLSSITEEEEEDEDGQRDGESFNTKNTGTLSPSSPPERDLGKIVNRLDEVSITSWDEAQMTISTLV; encoded by the coding sequence ATGCTGCGCTGGAAAAGGAGCAAGTTTGTGCTGGTGGAAAATGAGTCCAAAAGCAAGCCAAAAAGTCTTGGAGCTGGACTGACTTATCATTCTCTGCTTTCGACTTTGCTCCACTCCTGTCCGGACCTCGTTCCTGACTGCCCGTTTCACTGGCTGGGAAGTGTTTTTCACAGCAAACGCCAGAAAGTGGAGCTCAACAAAGAGGAACCCACCTACAACGTGCGTTACCTGGGAAGCGTGGTCACCATCATGGCTAAAGGTGAAGATTGCACGCAGGATGCAGTGGCTAAGATTTGGACTCGCAGCAGCTATGGCGAACAGAGCGCCAAGATGAAGCTCACAGTCGGGCCGCACGGCATCCGCATGGGGGTGGATAAAGGCGGCAAAAAGAAGCCCGTCCACCATTATTCGCTCAACCGTATCACATACTGCACCGCTGATCCCTTCCGTCCAAAGATCTTTGCGTGGATTTACAGGCATCAGGTGAAGAATAAAGCGGTGGTTCTACGATGCCATGCCGTTCTGTTGGCGAAGGCAGAAAAGGCCAGAGCATTGGCACTTAGCCTGTACCAAAACTCAACGTCAGCATTTACAGAGTTCAAGCGACTAAAGCGGCAATCCGACTTCCGCCATTGCCAGCAGCAGCTGTTGGGTGAGGACATTGTGCCTCTTATGCCTCTTCGGAGACTTCTGAACGGCAAGTGCCACTACCAGCCACCTGCAGAAAAGCCTGGAAGCGCCACACGGCTCTCCTCAAttactgaggaagaggaggaggatgaggatggacAGAGGGATGGTGAATCCTTCAACACGAAAAACACAGGCACTCTCAGTCCTTCTTCTCCTCCAGAGAGAGATCTGGGGAAGATCGTAAATCGACTGGATGAGGTTTCGATTACCAGCTGGGATGAAGCACAGATGACTATCAGCACTCTGGTGTGA